The region TATGGTAAAATTGAAGTGTCAAGCAACAAATCCACCAAAACCTGAAAGGAGTTATAAAAATATGATACCACAAAAACAGCTTTCTTTGGCAGATATTTATTCAGATTGTAAAACTTTTTTTGAAGACGATAAACCTAAGTTTCTTTCATTACTTGAAAATACCATTAATCTTAATGAGTTTATCCCTATTTCTTTTTATCACCACTTTTATGCTTCTACTGGAAGACCCCGTGAATACAAGCTTCATTCCATGTTATAGGCTTTGATTATTCAAAGAATCTTCTCTATTCCTACAGATACTCTCTTAATTACTTTTCTTAAGTATTCAAGTGAATTAAGAGATTTTTGTGGGTTTAATAAAGTTCCTGATGGTTCTAAATTTACTCGTTTCAAACAAGATTTCTTAGAAGATTTACAAACTGTATTTGATAATCTTGTTGATGTTACTGAGCCCATATGCCAAGATATTGATGGAGCTAAAGCTTCTATGACGATTTTTGATACTTCAAGAATTGAAGCTTTTGTCGCTGAAAATAATCCTAAATATGCTAATAAAATAATTAAACAATTAAAAGCTTTTAAAAAATCTCAAGGTCTTGATGATTCTTATGATCCATACAAAGTTGCATATGGCTCCATGCCTTCGAATGCTGCGTCTAACCCTGAAATAAAGCAACTTTACATCAATGGGCACTTTTGCTATGTCTATAAATTTGGTATGGTCACAAATGGTTTAGGAATCGTAAGGGATATTTCTTTTTACAATAAAGATTTTTTAAATTCTCATCCTGAAATCATTGTTGATAAAAAATCAGATTCACCAAATGAAGATAAATCACTTCATGATGCCAAAGCTGTCATCCCTGTTCTAAAAGACTACTTTGAAAAACATCCTAGTATTAAACCAAATATTTTCATTGGTGATGCCGCTTTTGATGCTACTAATATTTACAGAGATTTACTTACTGATTTAAAATTTAGTAAAGCGTATATTCCTTTAAATCAACGTTCTTCTCTAAAGCATCCAGACTATACAGTAAATGAAGCTGGGATACCCTACTGCCCACATGACTCAACTCTTTTAATGAAGTCAGAGGGATCTTCATGTTTGAAATCTGGTATTAAAAGGTTTAAGTTTGTATGCCCAAAAATGAAATGGATTAAAGACGATAATGGTAAACGCAAAAGGAGACACTTTTGCGAAGACCCTTGTACTTCATCACCTTGTGGAAGAATGCTCTACATATATCCTGAAAAAGATCTTCGTGCTTATCCAGGTACTCTTCGAGACACAGAAGAATGGGATAAAGTTTACAAAATTCGTTCAGTAGTAGAACAGTCCATAAATCACTTTAAAGAAAGCTTTTGCATTGCTGGGCGCAAAACTCAAAACGAGAAAACTATTCATGCTGATTTACTTCTAGCAGGTATCACTCAGTTAATTACTGTTGTTCTTGCTGATAAAATACATAAACATGAATACATCAGAAGCTTAAAACCATTAATTGCTTAGATATTTGTTTAGATATTAATTTTCTCATAAATTCAATAGCTTTATTTTGTGTACCCATTTTTGAGAATAACTTATTGATTTCATTAAATTTCCACTTTCAACTCCCAAACTTTATTTTTAAAAGATTTATATTTCTATTATTCATTTTTCAAAAATAGTTTCGCAATTACTTATATAAATTGTCAATACATTGAATAATTATAGATATTATATCATTAGATAGTGATTTATAGAAATGGTTTCTAATAAGCTAAATATCATCCTATAACCTATAGCTTGTCCACTATTTATGATACGGTTCACCGTATCGGCTCTACTCGCAAAATTTATTTAGTGGTAGATATTCCCAATATATAAGATATAAATAAACCAGTAGGTTTTCATCATAATAAGCCTACTGGTTTTATTGTATTATTTATTAACTTATTCATTAAAGATATTTATCAATATCATCTAAAGATTCTAATGAAAATATTTCTTCAATTATTAAATCTAATATTTCAATATCTGCATTATTTAATTTTTCTTTATAATCTTCTGGTAATTTGCCAAATTTTTTAGTCAGTAGTTTTATTGCATAATTAAGACTTTTTCTACGCTCACCTTGTTGTATACCCTTTTCCATACCCTTTTCCATACCCTTTTCTATACCTTGCTTTATTCCTTCTTGTCTAAATATCTCAGCCAAAGTCATTACCAGTTCACTCCCTTCTGGATAAGTTTTACTAATTTTATCAATTATCTCGCCAACATCTTTTTTAGTGAGATTTGCTCTTGCATTAAATATATATTTAATAAATGTTTCAAAATACTCTATTCCCGTTTGCTTATCTTCTAATTCCTGCAAATATTCTGCCGCTCTAAATATAGATTCTTGTAATCCTTTATTATCTTTTGTAAATATATCTCTAAATATAGTGAGTATTATTCTAAGTTGTGCTTGACCTTTTATTTCTTCATCTGTATATCTTGATAGGTCATAGATTAAATATTCATAATCTGGAATAAACTTTTGTATTTCCTTTGGAAGGTCTTTATATCCTGTTATCAACTCTCCTAATGTAGTTTTTATATTCCAGTTATCTTTTCCATGATATATTACTAATGGTATTATCATGGGAAGTTCATTTATTCCTTCTTTTTTTATTTTTGCTTCCCAAATTTCTATCATATACTTTAGTAGTTGAAGTGATATGCCTTTGCTAGTATAGCTTTTATGTTCAAACAGAAAATAAATATAACCTTCTCTTTTGTTTATATTTACCCTAAATAGCATATCTGAAAAGCCTTCTTGAAGTTCTTCATTTATAAAGCTGTCCTTTTGTGGCTCTAATGTATTTACATCTATAACATTCATAATATTTTCAGGTAAATAGTTATTCAAAAAATCCTTGGCTATTTCTACATTTCCAAAGGTCTCCTTAAAGAATTTATCATGTGGATTTTGAATTTTCATATCATCACCTACCTAATTTTAGTATACCATATAATGTACTATTATTACATAAAATATAAACAATGTGTCATTAAATATAATATTTATCATCTTCCCATTTCAATGGATTTGTTTCTATGTAATTCCATATTCCTTGGTATTCTTGTTCATTTCTGATTATATGGTCATAGAATGATTTTTGCCATAATGAAAAGCCAATCTGTTTAGAGATAGAACCTTTAAATTGCTGGATAATACGAGATATTGTAGGGACGGTCTTTGACCGTCCGTTTCCATTATATAATATAATAATCATATGTATATGATTGGGCATAATAACATATTTGTTGATTTCAACATTTTCATAAATAGAATTAATTTTATTTATTTCTAAATCAATAATTTCTCCTATATTTGATAATGGTGGTCTTTCAAACTGGCGACCACAGGTCTCCCCTACTTTCCAAAATAGACTTTTCTTATCCTTGCTACATATAGTTATAAAATAATATCCTACTTGTGAATAATCATAATTTTTTAATCTAATATTCTTTCTTCGTGGTAATTCATCCATATAACCACCATCCATCTTAATATTATCCCTATGTCACATTTTTCCACTTATACACATTATACCATTTCCTTATGGTCCGTGGTAACCCCTAAATCCTAATTTATTATAGTCATACATAGGAGACCAAAGGTCTCCCCTACTTATGATACGGTTCACCGTATCAACTTGAATCGCAAAACCTATTTGGTGATAGATATGCCAAGTAAAATCAACTTTAATTAAAAAATAATCTTTATAAATTTATAAAGCCACTTGGATTAATCAAGTGGCTTCTTATCTATCATTGAATTATATGCTTTTATTACTGGACTATTTTTAGTTGCTATTTTCTTTATAAAATCTTCCTGTTCTTCTTTTGTAATAGGCTTGGTAATCTTCCCAAATATCCTTGTCATTTTATCATAATCACAATTAAAAGCATCAATGCTTGCTTCTATCATTTCTACATTAGATATATTTGAAAAATCAATTGCATAACCTGCAACTTTTGCCAAATATTCAATCATTGCTCTTTGAGTTCTACCATTACCTTCTCTGAAAGGATGTAATACATTTATTTCTCCTAAATAATAAGCAAGTTTATCATATATATTTGCCTTATCTACTCCTATCAAATAATGTTCTTCCTTTAACCATGAAAATATTCTTTCAGCATTTTCTGTAATGTACATGTAATTACAAAATTGATTACCCTTTGATATATTTACAGTCCTTAGTTCTCCTGCCCAATCATAGATATCTCTAAAAATATGTCTGTGTATACCCTGCAAATGTTTTAAATTAAAATCTCCTTTAATTGGATTATCTTTTATTTCTGCTATAGACAAAGATGTATATTCCATTTCAGCTATATTGAGTTCTTCATTATTTGTAATATTAAACTTATTCCTTAATACAAAGGAATTTGGATAACAATACTTTATATCCCACTCATAACTATAATCATAATTCTTACTCATAATACCATACCTATATCCTTACAGTATGTTTTTCAATAATTCTTTTCTTCATTTCCTCAAAACTTACTTCATCGGATAGGCATATTCTAATTCTCTCTTTGTCTTCTTCTCTTAAGCGCATTCCCTCCATAGCCATAGTAGCACTTACTTCTTTTATTATTTGTTTTATATCCTTCATAGGTACCACCTTTTCTTTTAATATCCTATATAGTATATTATATCATAATATCTATTATATATAATAAAAAAAAATGCGATACATAGTTAATTAAAATTTATAAATAATCTCCAGTAATTAATATAAATGTATAATATGTTTGATATTTAAGAATTACTTTGTTATCGCAAAACCTGCTTGGTGATAGATATACCTAAAAAAAATAACAGGATAATCTCCTGTTATTTTATTAGTTCATTGATTCTATTCTTTATCTCGTTCATAACATCATCATTAACTTCGCCAAATTTTTTAATCACAATATTTTGGGCTAAAGCATAAATTTTATCTACTCTTATACATTATTCCATACCTCATCATCTATATCATTATCCCAAAAATCCATACTACTTTTACTTGCCTCTTCTAACTCTTTAAACATATCCCTCTCATTTTTTATTTTCAAATAACCTATAAAATCTATTAATTCATGTATTTGATTTTCTGGAATTTCATCTATTAGTTTTAATAATATTTGTTTAGCAGTGTCCATTCTATCACTACCTTTCAAATAATATGGTATATATTTATTATCCCATATTATCTATTACATAAAATATAAAGAATGCGTCATAATATCCTTCACTTCGTTCAGGATGACAAGACCAGCATTTTAAGCATATTTCAGAATGACAAAGCCGCTATGTCACATTAATCTACTTATACATATTATACCATTAAACGGCAATTTATTATAGTCATACACAGGAGACCAAAGGTCTCCCCTACAACGCATAGCTTTTCCTACTTATGATACGGTTCACCTTTACTTATGCGAAATGCTCTGTATACTTGCTCAAGTAATATCAACCTCATCATCTGATGAGGAAATGTCATCTTTGAAAAGGAGAGTTTGAAGTCGCTTCTAGCTAGGACTTCTTTTGAAAGTCCTAGGGAGCCTCCTATGACAAAACTTATATCTCCAACTCCACTTAATCCTAATTCATCTATCTTCTTTGAAAAATCTTCACTAGATAGACTTTTCCCTTCTATAGCTAATGCAATTGCATGGGAATTAGTTGGAATCTTTGATAATATTTTTTCTCCCTCTCTTTGTTTGATCAGTTCCATTTCTTTATCACTTAAATTTTCCGGTGCCTTTTCATCTGGTACTTCTATTATTTTTAAATTACAATACCTTGATAGCCTCTTTGAATATTCTTTTATAGCTTCTTGCATAAACTTTTCTTTGATTTTTCCTACTCCGATTATTGTAATATTCATTTTTTCCTCCAGTTTCAATTAATATTTACAAACATT is a window of Anaerosalibacter sp. Marseille-P3206 DNA encoding:
- a CDS encoding Rpn family recombination-promoting nuclease/putative transposase, producing MKIQNPHDKFFKETFGNVEIAKDFLNNYLPENIMNVIDVNTLEPQKDSFINEELQEGFSDMLFRVNINKREGYIYFLFEHKSYTSKGISLQLLKYMIEIWEAKIKKEGINELPMIIPLVIYHGKDNWNIKTTLGELITGYKDLPKEIQKFIPDYEYLIYDLSRYTDEEIKGQAQLRIILTIFRDIFTKDNKGLQESIFRAAEYLQELEDKQTGIEYFETFIKYIFNARANLTKKDVGEIIDKISKTYPEGSELVMTLAEIFRQEGIKQGIEKGMEKGMEKGIQQGERRKSLNYAIKLLTKKFGKLPEDYKEKLNNADIEILDLIIEEIFSLESLDDIDKYL
- a CDS encoding transposase encodes the protein MDELPRRKNIRLKNYDYSQVGYYFITICSKDKKSLFWKVGETCGRQFERPPLSNIGEIIDLEINKINSIYENVEINKYVIMPNHIHMIIILYNGNGRSKTVPTISRIIQQFKGSISKQIGFSLWQKSFYDHIIRNEQEYQGIWNYIETNPLKWEDDKYYI
- a CDS encoding Fic/DOC family protein; the encoded protein is MSKNYDYSYEWDIKYCYPNSFVLRNKFNITNNEELNIAEMEYTSLSIAEIKDNPIKGDFNLKHLQGIHRHIFRDIYDWAGELRTVNISKGNQFCNYMYITENAERIFSWLKEEHYLIGVDKANIYDKLAYYLGEINVLHPFREGNGRTQRAMIEYLAKVAGYAIDFSNISNVEMIEASIDAFNCDYDKMTRIFGKITKPITKEEQEDFIKKIATKNSPVIKAYNSMIDKKPLD
- a CDS encoding DUF2281 domain-containing protein, whose translation is MDTAKQILLKLIDEIPENQIHELIDFIGYLKIKNERDMFKELEEASKSSMDFWDNDIDDEVWNNV
- the rlmH gene encoding 23S rRNA (pseudouridine(1915)-N(3))-methyltransferase RlmH, which translates into the protein MNITIIGVGKIKEKFMQEAIKEYSKRLSRYCNLKIIEVPDEKAPENLSDKEMELIKQREGEKILSKIPTNSHAIALAIEGKSLSSEDFSKKIDELGLSGVGDISFVIGGSLGLSKEVLARSDFKLSFSKMTFPHQMMRLILLEQVYRAFRISKGEPYHK